Proteins from one bacterium genomic window:
- a CDS encoding polysaccharide pyruvyl transferase family protein, with the protein MKGRRPLFILAGNGPYDNRGCEAIVRGTAEILRLHFDNPQFIAVSNYLASLQFEEQQQAETDKAIIHEKIVKARKRFEPVWFLETFLRFLYPTGRCYFRYQKMLPYLKTAVAVLSVGGDNYSLDYGIPKLFTELDDLVLAKRKPIIIWGASVGPFDKIPGYERYMVKHLKKVTAIFARESATVDYLAEQGITKNVYRVADPAFLLKPGKPPQEKFNRDIPKEAIGINLSPLMAKYVTNGSIREWVDRAAKIVKHISEKTKRPLFLIYHVTSVHSNDYGFLQDVLAALGNKNDLVQLMPPGLRAAELKWLIGKMSVFAGARTHATIAAISSSVPTLSFSYSLKAKGINRDIFGHENFCLEAHRLRPEIISEKIEEVIQNSEEIKKKINSVLPEVIDLALNAGKYLQGILNNNEA; encoded by the coding sequence ATGAAAGGTAGAAGACCTCTCTTTATTCTAGCCGGTAATGGCCCCTATGACAACCGAGGCTGTGAGGCGATTGTACGGGGAACGGCTGAAATTTTACGGCTCCACTTCGATAATCCGCAATTCATAGCTGTGAGTAATTACCTGGCGAGCCTTCAATTCGAGGAGCAGCAACAAGCTGAAACTGATAAAGCGATAATTCATGAAAAGATCGTGAAAGCCAGGAAAAGGTTTGAGCCTGTCTGGTTTTTAGAGACTTTTTTACGATTTTTATATCCTACGGGAAGATGTTATTTCAGATACCAGAAGATGCTGCCTTATCTGAAAACAGCCGTGGCTGTTTTATCGGTCGGTGGGGATAATTATTCTCTGGATTATGGGATACCAAAGCTTTTTACGGAGCTTGATGATCTTGTTTTGGCAAAGAGGAAGCCAATAATTATTTGGGGAGCTTCAGTCGGGCCATTTGATAAAATTCCGGGATATGAAAGGTACATGGTAAAGCATCTGAAGAAGGTAACAGCGATATTTGCAAGGGAATCCGCAACAGTTGACTATTTGGCCGAGCAGGGGATTACCAAAAATGTTTACCGGGTGGCGGACCCTGCTTTTCTCTTGAAACCTGGAAAACCTCCACAAGAAAAGTTCAACAGAGATATCCCAAAAGAAGCGATCGGGATTAATTTAAGCCCGCTTATGGCAAAATATGTAACCAATGGGAGCATCAGAGAATGGGTTGATCGCGCTGCCAAGATAGTTAAGCATATATCAGAAAAGACTAAAAGACCTCTCTTCTTAATTTACCATGTAACAAGCGTACACAGTAATGATTATGGATTTTTACAGGATGTTTTAGCTGCTTTAGGGAACAAAAATGACCTGGTTCAACTCATGCCACCTGGCTTAAGGGCAGCAGAATTAAAGTGGTTAATAGGGAAAATGTCTGTTTTTGCCGGTGCAAGGACACATGCAACTATTGCGGCCATTTCTTCTTCTGTACCAACGCTGAGCTTTTCCTATAGCCTTAAAGCAAAAGGCATAAACCGGGATATCTTTGGACATGAAAATTTTTGTTTGGAAGCACATCGATTACGACCTGAGATTATTAGTGAGAAGATAGAAGAAGTAATCCAAAATTCAGAGGAAATAAAAAAGAAAATTAATTCGGTGCTGCCAGAAGTTATAGACCTGGCTCTGAATGCAGGAAAATATTTACAAGGAATTCTCAATAACAATGAAGCATAA
- a CDS encoding glycosyltransferase family 2 protein, with the protein MPKVSTVIPLYNKAPHIQRALESVLIQTYQDVEVVVIDDGSTDGGAEIVKSISDSRIRLIQQKNAGVSVARNRGIQEAQAGLIAFLDADDAWKPKFLETILRLRNRFPEAGIYATAYEFHEPNGKTVQPRYKAIPPAPWEGLIPNYFRASLGIPPVWSSAVAVPRRIFKEAGYFPAGERLGEDGDMWLRIAVKYPVAFSWQIGATYFRNASNRACNKYLMQSEYRLVKTAKELIRKNEVPAFMLPDLQEYIAMYVLLAAAQCVLAGKPQKARQMLEDCTTKCFCTQKLWWRFWASIPVPITHFAWNVKRTLFKSIPKTIEGRITIGRLTNFLAALFVLQ; encoded by the coding sequence ATGCCAAAAGTCTCTACAGTCATTCCCCTTTATAACAAAGCTCCGCACATCCAACGGGCGTTAGAGTCGGTTTTAATTCAGACATATCAAGACGTTGAAGTTGTCGTTATCGATGATGGGTCCACGGATGGTGGAGCAGAAATTGTAAAAAGCATTTCTGATTCGCGCATCAGGCTGATTCAACAGAAAAATGCTGGTGTTTCTGTAGCAAGGAATAGAGGCATTCAGGAAGCGCAGGCTGGTCTGATTGCCTTTTTGGATGCAGATGATGCCTGGAAGCCGAAATTTTTAGAAACAATCCTCAGATTGAGGAATCGGTTCCCTGAAGCAGGTATTTATGCCACTGCCTATGAATTTCATGAGCCAAATGGTAAAACTGTTCAACCCCGCTATAAAGCAATCCCTCCCGCACCCTGGGAGGGCTTAATTCCTAACTACTTCCGTGCCAGCCTTGGTATTCCGCCAGTATGGTCTTCTGCAGTTGCTGTCCCCCGGAGGATATTTAAGGAAGCAGGGTATTTTCCGGCAGGCGAACGTTTGGGAGAGGACGGCGATATGTGGTTACGTATCGCTGTTAAATATCCTGTTGCCTTTAGTTGGCAGATTGGGGCCACCTATTTTCGAAATGCAAGTAACAGGGCATGCAATAAGTATCTTATGCAGTCTGAATATCGATTGGTGAAGACCGCAAAGGAATTGATCAGGAAAAATGAAGTGCCTGCATTTATGCTTCCTGATCTGCAAGAATACATAGCCATGTATGTACTCTTAGCTGCGGCACAATGTGTTTTGGCAGGTAAGCCTCAAAAGGCCCGTCAGATGCTGGAAGATTGCACAACTAAATGTTTCTGTACACAAAAACTATGGTGGCGTTTTTGGGCCAGCATACCTGTTCCAATAACTCACTTTGCCTGGAACGTGAAAAGAACTTTGTTCAAATCGATACCGAAAACCATTGAGGGGCGCATCACTATTGGAAGGCTTACCAATTTTCTGGCAGCACTCTTTGTGCTGCAATAA
- a CDS encoding alpha/beta hydrolase produces MNKPMFFKNKDNNYNLFGFLFHPEVKNSNNRRGVIFCDSIGNEKYSSHRVLVNFARLLQENGYIAFLFDYYGNGDSDGDFEDTTLDTYLSDIKTAIEFLTEETKAEEICLLGLRVGAIFASLLAREKEIVKNLILWAPIINARKYIYDSLRSNLNMQLTIHGKLKFNRDQLIEQIQNDVTVETDGYTISKGFYQSLLPINLNTIDKPFTTKTLVIELSRNSNTVNTEFNMLFKDNNQCLRMVIAEDIFWTIKGTNQRYITRQKVLFGKTLSWLG; encoded by the coding sequence ATGAACAAGCCGATGTTTTTTAAGAACAAGGATAATAACTATAACCTCTTTGGCTTTCTCTTTCATCCGGAAGTGAAAAACAGTAATAACCGAAGAGGCGTTATATTTTGTGACTCGATCGGGAATGAAAAGTACTCAAGTCATAGAGTATTGGTTAATTTTGCCAGACTGCTTCAAGAAAATGGCTACATTGCATTTTTGTTTGATTATTACGGGAACGGTGATAGCGATGGAGATTTTGAGGATACAACACTTGATACGTATCTATCAGACATAAAAACAGCTATTGAATTCTTAACAGAAGAGACAAAAGCAGAGGAGATTTGCCTTCTCGGGTTAAGGGTAGGAGCTATTTTCGCCTCTCTGCTTGCTCGGGAAAAAGAAATAGTAAAGAATCTCATTTTATGGGCACCAATCATAAATGCCAGAAAGTATATTTACGACTCATTAAGATCAAACCTGAATATGCAGCTTACCATACATGGGAAGCTAAAGTTTAACCGAGATCAGTTAATAGAACAAATACAGAATGACGTCACCGTAGAGACAGATGGATATACAATATCCAAAGGCTTTTACCAGAGCCTATTGCCGATTAACCTGAATACAATCGATAAGCCGTTTACTACAAAAACTCTCGTAATAGAGTTGTCGAGAAATAGTAATACGGTAAATACAGAATTCAATATGCTTTTTAAAGATAACAACCAATGCTTACGGATGGTAATAGCAGAAGATATTTTCTGGACAATAAAGGGAACCAATCAAAGATATATAACCAGGCAAAAGGTTCTTTTTGGAAAAACACTGAGCTGGTTAGGCTAG
- a CDS encoding alpha/beta hydrolase, giving the protein MEEPVIFKNKNNQELYGIAHIPSENESRKKIGIIFLNPGPGYRTGHNRLYVILARKLSQKGFYCLRFDPAGLGESEGEVEEAMLFDLFTSINQGRFVHDTIEAANFFIEKYELRELILTGLCGGAMTALLAAPHCQKVSSLILMGFPVLFSSLDIGSGTQHAVYARRTLRNCRAWIANFNVISLDSYRGLIRKIKAYGLYELAALLPKALLRTLKKDSHDFHPHFNKLFMDVLESVSRDIKIGFIFGEHDRWRLFFEVEFEQKKMCRKYEKKYSYRKFIIKEADHLLSSQTCQKELLDVIEYIMHSNKLDFQFEGHRSANDFHFGNFPGKRVKLCGIKP; this is encoded by the coding sequence GTGGAAGAGCCGGTAATTTTTAAGAATAAAAATAATCAAGAGCTGTATGGGATAGCTCACATCCCGTCTGAGAATGAATCCAGGAAAAAGATCGGAATTATTTTTCTCAACCCTGGTCCTGGATATAGAACTGGTCATAACAGGCTCTATGTTATCCTGGCAAGGAAACTGTCCCAAAAGGGCTTCTATTGTCTGCGCTTTGATCCTGCCGGCCTTGGAGAGAGTGAAGGTGAGGTGGAAGAGGCCATGCTTTTTGATCTGTTTACCTCAATAAACCAGGGCCGGTTTGTTCACGATACAATTGAGGCCGCCAATTTTTTTATTGAAAAGTATGAGTTAAGAGAGCTTATTTTAACTGGTTTATGTGGTGGAGCAATGACCGCTTTACTCGCTGCACCTCATTGTCAGAAAGTCAGTTCTCTTATACTCATGGGGTTCCCGGTATTATTCAGCTCTCTTGATATAGGAAGCGGCACTCAGCATGCTGTATATGCACGACGCACATTGAGAAACTGCCGTGCGTGGATCGCGAATTTCAATGTAATAAGTTTGGATTCATACAGGGGTTTGATCAGGAAGATTAAGGCTTATGGATTATATGAACTGGCGGCTCTGTTACCGAAAGCCCTGCTTCGGACATTGAAGAAAGACAGCCACGATTTTCACCCGCATTTTAATAAATTATTCATGGATGTTCTTGAAAGTGTCAGTAGAGATATTAAGATAGGCTTTATCTTTGGCGAGCATGACAGATGGAGATTATTTTTTGAGGTGGAATTCGAGCAAAAAAAAATGTGTAGAAAATATGAAAAAAAATATTCTTATCGAAAGTTCATAATCAAGGAGGCAGACCATTTGCTTTCTTCGCAGACATGCCAAAAGGAATTGCTCGATGTTATTGAATATATAATGCATAGCAATAAACTTGATTTTCAATTTGAGGGTCACCGTTCTGCAAACGATTTCCACTTTGGAAATTTTCCAGGGAAAAGGGTGAAATTATGCGGAATAAAGCCCTGA
- the wzy gene encoding O-antigen polysaccharide polymerase Wzy has product MRNKALRRKFSISHKVFLPIAYISFAVIAVIVFVSGLSDLFFLPSIIIANIIVIFNCVRAQRRTRYGTFASLSALAPLFFYLCHFLYQTAFQLGFVEYNEYVIFNFHLYREATVLALAGLFALMAGIYFSEWLYSNSIRIPCKKDQSYDDVKFHKVAVISSIIFFLILLGEIFRIGFADFAASGYARSELTEKFSRILTNAQRFFMYSIFAAFASLPRKKWKRGIILPGILALLFFMLLSVYGYRGHIGVFLLTCYCVFAIRIHPLPLKILTVFFTAMIISWSVILAGRSIAISERDYSSIISRATTTDSIIDTAVRTPGMMITMVTRTINLYPHIFPYLWGKSYLNGIYFLIPNLSLEKKRSSTLYRFDLAMSAYYFGSVFRSIRGVGMGATPLAEAYANFGILGLSLLFLGGWFVGRTELISVSSGNCLLLAFLGISSYTILWSMRNDFLTLPRGIIYGYLFLKLLSFSAACCSNIRVRTTQVSRKIVAQRDYS; this is encoded by the coding sequence ATGCGGAATAAAGCCCTGAGAAGAAAATTTTCAATATCGCATAAGGTTTTTCTGCCTATAGCATACATAAGTTTTGCGGTGATAGCAGTAATAGTTTTTGTCTCAGGCCTTTCTGATTTATTTTTTCTCCCTTCCATTATCATTGCTAATATCATAGTTATTTTCAATTGCGTTCGAGCTCAAAGAAGGACTCGATATGGCACATTTGCCAGTTTATCTGCTCTTGCTCCTCTTTTTTTCTACTTGTGTCATTTTTTGTACCAAACTGCCTTCCAGCTCGGTTTCGTTGAATATAACGAGTATGTAATATTTAACTTTCACTTGTATCGTGAGGCAACCGTGCTGGCATTGGCAGGTCTTTTTGCTTTAATGGCCGGTATTTATTTTAGTGAATGGTTATATAGTAACAGCATAAGAATTCCCTGTAAGAAAGACCAATCTTATGATGACGTAAAGTTCCACAAAGTAGCGGTCATTTCTTCGATTATTTTCTTTCTCATCCTCCTAGGAGAAATTTTTAGGATTGGTTTTGCAGATTTTGCAGCGTCGGGGTATGCTCGATCCGAGTTAACTGAAAAATTTTCAAGGATACTAACCAATGCGCAACGTTTTTTTATGTATAGTATTTTTGCCGCCTTTGCAAGTCTGCCCCGCAAGAAATGGAAAAGAGGCATTATACTTCCCGGTATTCTTGCTTTGCTTTTTTTCATGCTGCTGTCAGTATATGGCTATCGTGGGCATATAGGCGTCTTTTTATTGACATGTTACTGTGTATTCGCAATTCGAATACATCCACTGCCTCTGAAAATATTGACGGTTTTCTTTACTGCCATGATCATTAGCTGGTCTGTTATTCTTGCAGGCCGATCCATCGCAATTTCTGAGAGAGATTATTCAAGTATCATCAGCAGAGCTACAACCACTGACTCCATTATCGACACAGCAGTGAGAACACCTGGAATGATGATTACCATGGTAACGAGAACTATAAACCTATATCCCCATATCTTTCCCTATCTCTGGGGAAAGAGTTATCTGAATGGTATTTACTTTTTGATACCAAACCTGTCACTGGAAAAAAAAAGGTCTTCAACTTTATACAGATTTGATCTCGCAATGAGCGCGTATTATTTTGGTAGTGTATTTCGTTCAATAAGAGGAGTGGGTATGGGAGCAACCCCTCTTGCAGAGGCATATGCCAATTTTGGGATATTGGGTTTATCACTTTTATTTTTGGGGGGCTGGTTTGTAGGCAGGACGGAGCTGATTTCGGTTTCTTCAGGGAATTGCCTATTGCTGGCATTTCTCGGGATTAGCTCATATACCATATTGTGGTCAATGAGAAATGACTTTCTGACACTTCCCAGAGGAATCATATATGGCTATTTATTTTTAAAGCTGCTTTCATTTTCGGCCGCTTGTTGTAGCAATATCCGGGTGAGAACGACACAAGTATCGAGGAAAATAGTTGCTCAAAGGGATTATTCATGA
- a CDS encoding glycosyltransferase family 4 protein, translated as MKDILFLRQAYQNFGGIEGQILLMAREFASRKLFNPLLATSQRASRFGQEFKALGFPVYEVPIGREDKLNEGVKAIEPILKKHTIALIQSHAFRESLIGRKVCRKHPEISHVLRVHLYIDCSEIPKWRKATYHILDKLTSRYVDRYVCIDRVTLRELTENSWLPSTKTHLVTDAIEKIGEPDSLEYNSNLPLPARIAMVANFLPHKGHDVLIKALSILKLKGLKVYARLIGGELTGKSQSNRPSLVASLKENASVSGVLDQIEFYGYTRSVYDAVKGYPVIVLPSRIEGIPNCILEALTLKKLVIASHVGGVPEIIQDGINGFLHPPQDPKALADILERVFTAPAERWHSIRDAGYRTWEKNFSVQQMIDGLSKIYKGIGVLA; from the coding sequence ATGAAAGATATCCTGTTCTTACGCCAGGCTTATCAAAATTTTGGCGGGATAGAAGGGCAAATTCTCCTCATGGCCAGAGAATTTGCATCTCGTAAATTATTCAACCCTCTATTAGCTACTTCTCAGAGAGCTTCCCGGTTCGGGCAAGAATTTAAGGCACTTGGCTTTCCTGTTTATGAAGTTCCGATAGGCAGAGAAGACAAGCTCAATGAGGGAGTCAAGGCTATTGAACCCATCCTGAAAAAGCATACCATAGCATTAATTCAAAGTCACGCCTTTCGCGAAAGCCTTATTGGCAGAAAGGTTTGCAGGAAACATCCTGAAATTTCCCATGTACTGAGGGTTCACCTTTATATCGATTGCTCAGAGATTCCGAAATGGAGAAAGGCTACCTATCATATTTTAGATAAATTAACCTCAAGGTATGTAGATCGATATGTGTGTATTGACCGGGTTACCTTAAGGGAATTAACTGAAAATTCCTGGCTCCCATCAACTAAAACTCATCTGGTGACAGATGCGATTGAAAAGATAGGTGAGCCTGACTCGCTGGAATATAACTCCAATTTGCCTTTGCCTGCCCGAATTGCTATGGTGGCAAACTTTTTACCCCATAAGGGGCACGATGTCCTTATTAAGGCATTATCAATATTAAAGCTGAAAGGGTTGAAGGTTTACGCTCGTTTAATTGGTGGTGAATTAACCGGAAAAAGCCAGTCGAACCGTCCATCACTGGTGGCCAGTCTCAAGGAAAATGCCTCGGTATCAGGAGTTTTGGACCAGATAGAGTTTTACGGCTACACTCGAAGTGTTTATGATGCGGTAAAGGGATATCCTGTCATTGTGCTTCCTTCACGTATTGAAGGGATTCCTAATTGTATACTCGAAGCATTGACGCTGAAAAAACTCGTCATCGCTTCTCATGTTGGTGGTGTTCCCGAGATCATTCAAGACGGGATTAACGGTTTCCTTCATCCACCTCAAGACCCGAAGGCATTAGCGGATATTTTGGAGAGGGTATTCACTGCACCCGCAGAAAGATGGCATTCAATACGGGATGCAGGGTATAGGACATGGGAAAAAAATTTTTCCGTACAGCAGATGATAGATGGATTATCCAAAATTTATAAGGGAATAGGAGTCTTGGCATAA
- a CDS encoding glycosyltransferase family 2 protein: MPGPSALPLVSFIIIARNASQHLPDSLSNIAAQDYPKDRIELLLVDGCSQDGSRRIMEEFAAVHPDLRVIVLDNPGRILSCGWNVALAEAKGDIIIRVDAHSKIPTDFIKSNVHSMLKGECIVGGPVISKMAKSLWENLLVTAERSKFGGAAAAFRNSGTSKHVDTLAYAAYKRTVFEKVGGYDERLVRNQDNEIHYRMKQAGFKFFFDPAIRSFHIPRSSLYGLLRQKYGNGLWIGLAMGIQPRCFGMRHFAPALFVGAMVLFFMVGILRSWVPLVLLSVLYSLAAVVFTVEAIAQSPLLVKPFCLLLPVIFLSMHGVYGIGTMIGFIRAPFFMWKNRNYELPWPIKPSDRVTPIRGRG, translated from the coding sequence ATGCCAGGGCCGTCAGCACTTCCCTTGGTTTCTTTTATCATTATCGCACGAAATGCCTCGCAGCATTTGCCGGACAGCTTATCTAATATTGCAGCACAGGATTATCCCAAAGATAGAATAGAGCTGCTTCTTGTTGATGGTTGTTCTCAAGATGGAAGTCGGCGCATTATGGAGGAGTTTGCTGCTGTTCATCCTGATTTAAGAGTAATCGTTTTGGATAACCCTGGCAGGATATTATCCTGCGGTTGGAATGTGGCCTTAGCTGAAGCCAAGGGTGATATTATTATCAGGGTCGATGCTCATAGCAAAATTCCGACAGACTTTATCAAGAGCAATGTTCACAGTATGTTAAAAGGTGAATGTATTGTAGGTGGGCCAGTAATTTCCAAGATGGCAAAAAGTTTATGGGAAAATCTGCTGGTTACAGCAGAAAGATCAAAATTCGGTGGTGCTGCTGCCGCCTTTAGGAATTCCGGCACTTCAAAACATGTTGATACACTTGCTTATGCTGCCTATAAACGGACTGTGTTTGAAAAAGTGGGCGGTTATGACGAGCGGCTGGTAAGGAATCAGGATAATGAGATTCATTACCGGATGAAGCAGGCGGGGTTCAAATTTTTCTTTGATCCGGCAATAAGATCCTTTCATATTCCTCGATCGAGCCTTTATGGCCTCTTGAGGCAAAAATATGGCAATGGCCTTTGGATAGGATTGGCAATGGGTATTCAACCCCGCTGTTTCGGGATGCGCCATTTTGCTCCTGCCCTTTTTGTTGGAGCAATGGTCCTCTTTTTTATGGTGGGAATACTACGGAGCTGGGTTCCTCTGGTTTTATTAAGCGTCTTATATAGCTTGGCAGCGGTCGTATTTACCGTTGAGGCGATAGCTCAATCCCCGTTATTGGTAAAACCATTCTGCTTACTGCTGCCGGTCATCTTTTTGTCCATGCATGGAGTTTATGGGATAGGGACAATGATCGGCTTCATAAGAGCGCCTTTTTTCATGTGGAAAAATCGGAACTACGAATTGCCCTGGCCGATCAAACCATCGGACAGGGTTACACCAATCAGAGGCAGAGGGTAA
- a CDS encoding N-acetyltransferase gives MRSSRSLAWEFGKMGIYTLRVATHNDIDQVAGIHKQQFSTHFLGKYSIDLLKQYYASFLGESIFFVGEKSSQIDGFVLGGESNKLQQAKNRFIKHNKYRCIMETLLMPEIYCQALSRIYSIISEVSGNYLNRSSDCSPNCAVGKRIRLLSIAVCQEAQGSGLATQLVQLFEQRIKLDNAAHGYGLSVKIDNQRAIGFYKKIGFTLEGRKGKSIYFTKNIE, from the coding sequence ATGAGGTCATCACGGAGCCTGGCGTGGGAATTCGGAAAAATGGGCATTTATACTCTGAGAGTTGCTACTCATAATGACATTGATCAGGTTGCTGGCATCCATAAACAGCAATTTTCGACACATTTCCTTGGTAAATATTCAATTGATTTATTGAAGCAGTATTATGCGAGCTTTCTTGGCGAAAGCATCTTTTTCGTAGGTGAAAAATCCAGCCAAATAGATGGATTTGTCCTTGGCGGCGAGAGTAACAAATTGCAGCAGGCAAAAAACAGGTTTATTAAACATAATAAATACAGATGCATAATGGAAACGTTATTAATGCCGGAGATTTACTGCCAGGCTCTGAGCAGGATTTATTCAATAATTTCTGAAGTATCAGGCAACTACCTGAACAGGTCATCTGACTGTTCACCTAACTGTGCTGTTGGTAAAAGGATACGGTTACTTTCAATCGCTGTATGTCAGGAAGCTCAAGGGAGCGGTCTCGCAACACAGCTTGTACAGCTTTTTGAGCAAAGGATTAAGCTCGATAATGCTGCTCACGGCTATGGATTATCGGTAAAAATAGATAATCAAAGGGCCATAGGATTTTACAAAAAAATCGGCTTCACCCTAGAAGGTAGAAAGGGTAAATCAATTTATTTTACAAAAAATATTGAGTAG
- a CDS encoding DegT/DnrJ/EryC1/StrS family aminotransferase — protein MNIPLLKDNQRLQVKAIEEVTFLPFALPDIGPDEIAEVVDSLRSGWITTGPKTKRFEQDFAEFLGNGGEAVAVNSGTAGLHLALEAIGIGMGDEVITTPYTFTATAEVIRYLGATPVFVDIDPATFNIDPSRIENAITLRTKAILPVHFAGLSCDMDAIITIARRYGLKVVEDAAHALPTVYKGKLIGTLESDATIYSFYANKTLSTGEGGMIVTRHPEIAERCRVMRLHGISRDAFDRYTSTTPAWFYEVIAPGFKYNMSDLAASLGIHQLRKIWHFHERRRQLAERYDSYLGDLPLRLPPHPPDTDLHAWHIYVIRLDESAKISREAFIGQMAARGIGCSVHFIPLHLHPYWKDTYRLKPMDFPHSLLSYERAVSLPLFTKMTDKDQDRVITAVRALLA, from the coding sequence ATGAATATTCCATTACTCAAAGATAACCAGCGTCTCCAGGTTAAGGCCATCGAAGAGGTTACATTTTTGCCCTTTGCCTTGCCTGACATCGGACCGGATGAAATCGCCGAGGTGGTCGATTCCCTGCGCTCCGGATGGATTACCACAGGGCCTAAGACCAAGCGTTTCGAGCAGGACTTTGCCGAATTCCTGGGGAATGGTGGAGAAGCAGTTGCGGTAAATTCAGGCACAGCGGGTCTGCATCTGGCTCTTGAGGCTATCGGCATCGGTATGGGTGATGAAGTTATCACCACACCTTATACTTTTACCGCCACGGCAGAAGTAATACGCTATTTGGGAGCCACGCCCGTTTTCGTTGACATTGATCCAGCCACTTTTAATATTGATCCGTCGCGGATCGAGAATGCCATTACCCTGCGCACCAAGGCTATTCTGCCGGTTCATTTTGCAGGGCTTTCCTGTGACATGGACGCTATCATAACTATTGCCCGGCGCTATGGGCTGAAAGTGGTGGAGGATGCGGCACATGCGCTGCCGACGGTATATAAGGGGAAGCTGATAGGGACACTGGAAAGTGACGCCACAATATACAGCTTTTACGCCAATAAGACCTTATCGACGGGCGAGGGGGGAATGATCGTAACCCGGCATCCTGAAATTGCCGAGCGCTGCCGGGTCATGCGCTTGCACGGAATCAGCCGCGATGCATTCGATCGCTACACCTCAACCACACCTGCCTGGTTTTATGAAGTGATCGCGCCAGGGTTTAAATATAATATGTCAGATCTGGCTGCCTCTTTGGGGATCCATCAATTAAGAAAAATCTGGCATTTTCATGAGAGAAGAAGGCAGTTAGCCGAACGGTATGATTCATATCTGGGCGATCTGCCGCTCAGGCTTCCGCCCCATCCTCCTGACACAGACCTTCATGCCTGGCATATTTATGTCATTCGGCTGGATGAATCGGCAAAAATAAGCCGTGAGGCATTCATCGGACAAATGGCCGCCAGGGGTATTGGTTGCAGTGTGCATTTCATCCCGCTTCATCTGCATCCCTATTGGAAAGATACGTATCGCCTGAAGCCTATGGATTTTCCCCATTCTCTTCTTTCCTATGAAAGAGCAGTGAGCCTGCCGCTTTTCACCAAAATGACGGACAAAGATCAGGACCGGGTCATTACCGCGGTTAGAGCATTATTAGCGTAA
- a CDS encoding methionyl-tRNA formyltransferase → MRIGWIGFHIEGKPALQSLLEQGVRIEAVITLRPELAARKSGAIDFTSLCQHHRVPLYEVANINDEASIKLLRELALDLAFVIGWSQIVHAEARNSVKIGMIGAHASFLPHNRGSAPINWALIKGEKQTGNSLIWLAENVDEGELIDQAVIPITPYDTCASLYQRVAESNREMILRILPKLLAGERPGIPQPHSEEAILPRRHPNDGLIDWTRESSEVYNLVRALTKPYPGAFSWLDGKRWLLWQCALLPDSSYSYGKPGEIVGQTVSPRETACGQMVACGKGAVVILEIEGDDGESLSGCSLSDQPWKGKVWANE, encoded by the coding sequence ATGAGGATCGGATGGATAGGTTTCCATATCGAGGGCAAGCCTGCCCTCCAGAGTCTCCTTGAGCAGGGCGTGCGGATAGAAGCTGTAATTACCTTGCGGCCGGAGCTGGCTGCCCGAAAAAGCGGGGCGATTGATTTTACCTCTTTGTGTCAACACCATCGCGTCCCTTTATATGAGGTTGCCAATATAAACGATGAAGCCTCGATTAAATTGTTGCGTGAGCTTGCTCTTGATTTGGCTTTTGTCATTGGATGGAGCCAAATCGTGCATGCTGAGGCACGTAACTCGGTAAAAATAGGAATGATTGGAGCACATGCATCTTTCCTGCCTCATAACCGTGGCAGTGCTCCGATAAACTGGGCATTGATCAAAGGAGAAAAGCAGACCGGAAATTCCTTAATCTGGCTCGCTGAAAATGTGGATGAGGGTGAGCTGATAGATCAGGCAGTTATTCCCATCACCCCGTATGATACCTGCGCTTCACTCTATCAGCGGGTCGCCGAGTCAAACAGGGAAATGATTCTTCGTATTCTTCCCAAACTGCTTGCTGGTGAGCGTCCCGGGATACCACAACCTCACAGTGAAGAGGCCATTTTACCCAGGCGTCATCCCAATGACGGGCTCATTGACTGGACCAGGGAAAGCAGTGAGGTATATAACCTGGTACGTGCTTTGACAAAGCCCTATCCTGGTGCATTTAGCTGGTTAGACGGTAAACGCTGGTTACTATGGCAATGTGCATTGCTGCCGGATTCTTCTTATTCTTATGGAAAACCCGGTGAAATAGTGGGGCAGACAGTTAGTCCCAGAGAAACTGCCTGTGGGCAGATGGTTGCCTGTGGAAAAGGTGCGGTGGTGATACTTGAGATCGAAGGAGATGACGGAGAGTCCCTGAGCGGCTGCTCTCTAAGTGACCAGCCATGGAAAGGGAAGGTGTGGGCAAATGAGTAA